The following is a genomic window from Bacillus sp. V2I10.
TAAAGGAATCAATGCTTTGTTTACGAATATGGAAGTAAGCAATGACGAAACACTGCAGGAAATTAAAATTAAAGATCTGCGTCCAAATCCCTATCAGCCCCGCAAAACATTTTTGCCAGGAGCGATTGAAGAACTGAAAGAGTCCATCCTTCAGCATGGTATCCTTCAGCCAATCATTGTGCGTAAGAGTATTAAAGGCTATGAGATTGTCGTAGGTGAGCGCCGTTTCCGTGCAGCGAAAGCAGCGGGCCTTCATGTTGTGCCAGCTGTCATCAGAGAGCTAACAGAGCAGCAGATGATGGAGCTTGCGCTTCTTGAAAATCTGCAGCGCGAAGACTTATCTCCAATCGAAGAAGCGGGAGCTTACCAGGCTTTGCTTGATCACTTGCATATTACACAAGAAGAGCTTGCAAGACGTCTAGGGAAAAGCAGACCGCATATAGCGAATCATCTAAGATTATTGTCTCTTCCTGAAACCATTCAAACTCTTATTTCTGAAGGAAAGATTTCAATGGGTCATGGCAGAACACTGCTCGGGCTGAAGAAAAAAGACAAGCTAAAAGCCTTAGCGGACAAAATCATGAAAGAACAGCTTAATGTCCGCCAAGTTGAGCTTCTTGTTCAGCAGCTAAACGAAAATGTTCCACGTGAAACGAAAAAGAATGCTGGCAGTCAGGACATTTTCATTAAAGAAAGAGAATCCTACTTGCGTGAGTATTTTGGCACTTCTGTTACGATTAAGCAACAGAAGAAAAAAGGAAAAATTGAAATTGAATTTTTTTCAAAAGAGGATCTGGAAAGAATTTTAGAGTTGCTTGAAGCTGAGCAATCATCTTAAGCGGCCATCTTGCAGCATAGATGGCTTCTTTTTATGTTTTGAAAAAAGCAGCTTCAGCACCTAACATCTCGGTCAGAAAGGATCCGCCATTTTCTGGCGGATCTCTGTCTGCCTGCCGAAGTTGACCAAGGGGCTTGCGCCTTATAAATAGAGAGAGGGATTAAAGTGGTATTATTAGGAAGTTTAGTAAATGCAGCTGGAATTATCATAGGTTCCCTATTAGGTTTATTGCTTCGCAGAATACCAGAATCTATGAAACAGACGGTTATGACTGGCATAGGTCTTTTTGTCATGATATTAGGCCTTGATATGGCACTGGAAAGTGAACAGCTGTTTATCGTGATTATCAGTCTTGTTTTTGGGGCGGTCATTGGAGAAGCCATTGATATTGAAAAGATGCTGCATCAGGTGGGACACTGGCTTGAGAAAAAACTGAGCAGAAATCAAACCGGGGATTTTGCACAAGGCTTTGTATCCGCTACCCTTATTTTTGTCATTGGTGCAATGGCAATTTTGGGATCACTTGATAGCGGATTGAGACAGGATCATGATATTTTGTACACAAAGTCGATGATTGATGGCTTTACGAGCATGGTTCTTTCAAGTACGCTTGGCATCGGTGTTCTTCTTTCAGCGGTTCCTGTTTTCATATATGAAGGAGGCATCGCTTTATTTGCGAATGTGATTCATCAGTATGTACCGGAATCTTTACTTGAGGATTTGATCTCAGAGATTACGGCTGTTGGCGGGATACTGATCTTTGCCATTGGAATCAATATGCTTGCTATAAAAGCCATTCGTGTAGCAAACCTGCTCCCAAGCCTGGCAGTTGTTGCAGTCATTATTGTTTTAATGAAATTTGTTTAATTGAAGTTTGCATCCTTAGCATGATCAAGCCAGGAGGTCTTCGTCTTTAAAGGGATTTTATTAAGTTCTATCTGCTGATCAGCCAGAATGATGCTTTCTGCAATAATAGAAGCCATTGTCATAACGAGATGCAGTCTTGTATTTTGCAATACAAAGAATTCCATAAACCCGCTGACGTTGACAATTCCATTAATGTGAATGTCTCCTACCTCGGGAAGCACCTTGTTTACACCTGCACCAGGCTTGATTGGACCTGATCCAACCTGAAATGTCCCCACACTTTTCAGTCTTCCCAAGCAGGCATCAATCGCAAGGATAAAAGGGTTATCGAACGTTCGTTCTATTTCTTGAATGGTTTCTTCAAGGTTGACTGCATGAACAGGATGCTTAAGTGTTCCGTAAACATGGAAATGCTTGAGATCAGCATCGATAAGCTTAGTGCCTACTAAAGGGCCTAAACAGTCACCGGTTGAGCGGTCTGTTCCAATACATAGGACAACGATGGGTTTCCGTACAGAAAGAAGGAGTTTTATTTCTGATGATAAATGTTCAGCCGCATGGTCATCTTCATAATAAATTCGGTCTCGCTGCGGTTTTAAAAAGCCAGATTTAAAATTCATCATTTCACTCCTTCAATATAGTAGTAACAGTATACGGAAGAATATAGAAATCTATACATATTTAAGAGATAATAAGAGTTTTTGCTAAGCACTGTAAATTGCTTAGAAAAGTTGTTAAAATAAAACCTATCTTTATGAATGCAGCGTGTAATTCTTTCTAAAGGAAAGGTTGATCTGATGTGGATTTTATAAATAAGCTTATAGATAAAATGGGTGCCTCTCTTCTAAACGAAGATCTCTGGCTGAACTTTGGACTAGGACTGCTGAAGATTATTGGCATTATGATCCTTTCAACGATCCTTATTCGAGTCGGAAATGCAGTCATTGGAAAATTTTTCTTACTGAGAACAAAGTCACCGCTCCGCATTTCAGAGCGGAGAGAAAATACGCTGGTCAAGCTGCTCGATAACATTTTAACGTACCTCGTTTATTTTGTTGCCCTGCTGATGATCCTTGAGACATTAAGCTTTGATGTAAAGGCTCTGCTCGCTGGAGCGGGAATTGTCGGGCTCGCAGTCGGATTCGGTGCACAAAATCTTGTCAGAGACATCATTACAGGATTCTTCATTATTTTTGAAGATCAGTTTTCAGTTGGTGACATGATTCGTGTCGGCCAATTTGAAGGAACCGTTGAAGAAATTGGACTTCGCACGACTAAGATCAAGAGCTGGACAGGAGAAATCAATATTCTGCCAAACGGAAATATTACGGAAGTGACTAATTTCTCCGTCAATAACAGCGTCGCTTTTGTAGATGTCAGTATTGCCTATGAAGGGGATATTCCAAAAGCGGAAAGAGTCATTGAAGATTTATTGCTCGAGCTGCCGGATAAGTATGAAGAAATGGTTGCACCGCCTGAATTGCTTGGCGTGCAAAACCTGGGACCATCGGAAGTTGTCTTGCGTGTAGTCAGTGAGGTCCTTCCTATGAAGCACTTTCACATATCGCGTGTGCTGAGAAAAGAAATTAAGATGAGACTTGATGAGCATGGCATTGAAATTCCATACCCTCGCATGGTCATGTATACAAGACAGGATGAAGGTGCTAAACAAAAGGAAAGGATGAGTGAATAGTGGACAAGGAATTTGGCATAAATGACGTTGTCGAAATGAAAAAACCTCATCCATGCGGTGTGAATCGCTGGAAAATCATTAGAATGGGCATGGATATCCGCATAAAATGCGAAGGCTGTGCTCACAGTGTGATGATTCCAAGAAGAGAATTTGCCCGGAAAATGAAAAAAAGATTAGTCAAGCATGAAGAATAACTGTTTTATGGCTTTAAATTGGTTTATTTAGGGAGAAAACCTTGATTTTCGTTTGGTTTTCCCCTTTTTTTAATGAGTAAAAATGAACTTTTACCATGAAAGACTTCCCCTCTTAAGCTTGTCATTTCATGCGTTAGTATCTATAATTGTTGAAGATTGGTTAGATAACAGTAAACGGATTAATCGATTATATATTGTTCATATAGAGGAGTGGAAATAACCATGGCTTTAACCGCTGGTATTGTTGGACTTCCGAACGTAGGGAAGTCAACGCTTTTTAACGCCATTACACAGGCTGGTGCTGAATCAGCAAACTACCCATTTTGTACAATTGACCCTAACGTAGGGATTGTAGAAGTGCCGGATGAGCGTCTTCAAAAGCTTACAGATCTTGTAAAACCAAAGAAAACAGTTCCTACTGCGTTTGAATTTACGGATATTGCAGGGATTGTTAAGGGTGCAAGTAAAGGAGAAGGACTTGGAAACAAGTTTCTTTCACATATTCGTCAAGTAGATGCCATTTGTCACGTTGTGCGCTGTTTTGCAGACGACAACATTACTCACGTTTCAGGAAAAGTAGATCCGATTGATGATGTTGAGACAATCAATCTTGAGTTGATTTTAGCGGATTTAGAGTCTGTAGACAAGCGTATTGAGCGTGTCGGCAAGCTTGCTAAGCAAAAAGATAAAGATGCTGTTTATGAGCACGAGGTTCTGTTAATGCTGAAAGATGCATTCGAAAACGACAAACCGGCCCGCTCTGTGGAATTCACAGATGAACAGATGAAAATTGTTAAGCATCTTCATTTGCTGACAAGCAAACCTGTTTTGTATGTAGCTAATGTCTCTGAAGATGAAGTGGCTGATGCTTCAAACAATGAATATGTAAAAGCAGTTCGCGAATTCGCTGCGAATGAAAAAGCTGAAGTCATTGTTGTATGTGCGAAGATTGAATCCGAAATTGCCGAACTTGATGGAGAGGAAAAAGAAATGTTCCTTGAAGAACTTGGCATTGAAGAATCAGGTCTTGATCAGCTTATTAAAGCTTCATACAATCTTCTAGGTCTTGCGACTTATTTTACAGCGGGTGTACAGGAAGTCCGCGCGTGGACTTTCAAAAAAGGAATGAAGGCTCCGCAGTGTGCCGGCGTTATTCACTCTGACTTCGAACGCGGATTTATCCGTGCTGAAACAGTTTCCTATGAAGATCTGCTGAATGCAGGAACAATGGGAGCTGCACGTGAAGCCGGGAAAGTGCGTTTAGAAGGAAAAGAGTACATCGTAAAAGATGGCGACGTTATCCATTTCCGTTTTAATGTTTAATTTGGTTGCCTAAAGTCGTTTTGTTTGCTATAATTTAAACTTGTGAGTAATTGAATTGTTTAATTGCTCCTTGCCCGTTTAGGGCCGTTTAGACCAAAAGGAGGTGTAAGAGATGAATAAATACGAAATCATGTATATCATCCGTCCAAACATTGAAGATGAGGCTAAAAAAGCTCTAGTTGAGCGTTTCAACACAATTTTAGCTGACAATGGTGCGGAAGTTGAAGAAACAAAAGAGTGGGGCAAACGTCGCCTTGCTTATGAAATCAACGATTTGCGTGACGGTTACTACATGCTTCTTCAAGTTGCATCAAAGCCGGAAGCTGTTCAAGAATTTGACCGCTTAGCGAAAATCAACGAAGACATCATGCGTCACATGGTAACTAGAAAAGAAGTGTAATTCATATAGATTAGATATCTTTAAAAAAGGATGATTCTGATGATGAATCGGGTTGTTTTAGTCGGCAGACTAACAAAAGATCCAGAACTGCGCTACACACCAGCTGGAGCTGCAGTTGCTACTTTTACATTAGCTGTAAACCGTTCCTTCACAAACCAGCAGGGTGAAAGAGAAGCGGACTTCATAAACTGTGTCGTATGGCGCCGTCCGGCAGAAAATGTTGCAAATTTCCTTAAAAAAGGAAGTTTGGCAGGAGTAGATGGACGTCTGCAATCACGCAGCTATGAAGACCAGACTGGCAAACGTGTTTATGTAACCGAAGTGGTTGCAGAAAGCGTACAGTTTCTTGAACCTAAAAGCGGCAGTGGAAACAGCGGCGGCGGTGGCGGAAACAACAATTATTATGGCGGCGGCCAAGGTGGACAAGGCGGTCAGCAAAATCCATTCAGCCAAAACCAAAATCAAAATCAAAATCAGAATCAGCGTAATCAAGGCCGTTCGAACTTTGATGACGATCCATTCGCTAATGATGGAAAGCCGATTGATATCTCTGATGATGACTTACCGTTTTAAAACATATAGTACGTGCATTTCATAATGGAAGGAGGAAAAAACTATGGCAGGCGGACGCAAAGGTGGACGTGCAAAACGTCGTAAAGTGTGCTACTTCACTGCACACGGAATCACTAACATCGATTACAAAGATGTAGATTTGCTTAAAAAATTCGTTTCTGAGCGTGGTAAAATCTTACCTCGTCGTGTAACAGGAACAAGCGCTAAATACCAACGTAAATTAACGATTGCTATTAAACGCTCTCGTCAAATGGCTTTACTTCCATACGTATCTGGCGAATAGTAAGATGAAAAAGGCAGTGAGGATTCCTTGCTGCTTTTTTATTT
Proteins encoded in this region:
- a CDS encoding ParB/RepB/Spo0J family partition protein; translation: MAKGLGKGINALFTNMEVSNDETLQEIKIKDLRPNPYQPRKTFLPGAIEELKESILQHGILQPIIVRKSIKGYEIVVGERRFRAAKAAGLHVVPAVIRELTEQQMMELALLENLQREDLSPIEEAGAYQALLDHLHITQEELARRLGKSRPHIANHLRLLSLPETIQTLISEGKISMGHGRTLLGLKKKDKLKALADKIMKEQLNVRQVELLVQQLNENVPRETKKNAGSQDIFIKERESYLREYFGTSVTIKQQKKKGKIEIEFFSKEDLERILELLEAEQSS
- a CDS encoding DUF554 domain-containing protein — protein: MVLLGSLVNAAGIIIGSLLGLLLRRIPESMKQTVMTGIGLFVMILGLDMALESEQLFIVIISLVFGAVIGEAIDIEKMLHQVGHWLEKKLSRNQTGDFAQGFVSATLIFVIGAMAILGSLDSGLRQDHDILYTKSMIDGFTSMVLSSTLGIGVLLSAVPVFIYEGGIALFANVIHQYVPESLLEDLISEITAVGGILIFAIGINMLAIKAIRVANLLPSLAVVAVIIVLMKFV
- the yyaC gene encoding spore protease YyaC, which produces MNFKSGFLKPQRDRIYYEDDHAAEHLSSEIKLLLSVRKPIVVLCIGTDRSTGDCLGPLVGTKLIDADLKHFHVYGTLKHPVHAVNLEETIQEIERTFDNPFILAIDACLGRLKSVGTFQVGSGPIKPGAGVNKVLPEVGDIHINGIVNVSGFMEFFVLQNTRLHLVMTMASIIAESIILADQQIELNKIPLKTKTSWLDHAKDANFN
- a CDS encoding mechanosensitive ion channel family protein is translated as MDFINKLIDKMGASLLNEDLWLNFGLGLLKIIGIMILSTILIRVGNAVIGKFFLLRTKSPLRISERRENTLVKLLDNILTYLVYFVALLMILETLSFDVKALLAGAGIVGLAVGFGAQNLVRDIITGFFIIFEDQFSVGDMIRVGQFEGTVEEIGLRTTKIKSWTGEINILPNGNITEVTNFSVNNSVAFVDVSIAYEGDIPKAERVIEDLLLELPDKYEEMVAPPELLGVQNLGPSEVVLRVVSEVLPMKHFHISRVLRKEIKMRLDEHGIEIPYPRMVMYTRQDEGAKQKERMSE
- a CDS encoding DUF951 domain-containing protein, which translates into the protein MVDKEFGINDVVEMKKPHPCGVNRWKIIRMGMDIRIKCEGCAHSVMIPRREFARKMKKRLVKHEE
- the ychF gene encoding redox-regulated ATPase YchF; translated protein: MALTAGIVGLPNVGKSTLFNAITQAGAESANYPFCTIDPNVGIVEVPDERLQKLTDLVKPKKTVPTAFEFTDIAGIVKGASKGEGLGNKFLSHIRQVDAICHVVRCFADDNITHVSGKVDPIDDVETINLELILADLESVDKRIERVGKLAKQKDKDAVYEHEVLLMLKDAFENDKPARSVEFTDEQMKIVKHLHLLTSKPVLYVANVSEDEVADASNNEYVKAVREFAANEKAEVIVVCAKIESEIAELDGEEKEMFLEELGIEESGLDQLIKASYNLLGLATYFTAGVQEVRAWTFKKGMKAPQCAGVIHSDFERGFIRAETVSYEDLLNAGTMGAAREAGKVRLEGKEYIVKDGDVIHFRFNV
- the rpsF gene encoding 30S ribosomal protein S6, which produces MNKYEIMYIIRPNIEDEAKKALVERFNTILADNGAEVEETKEWGKRRLAYEINDLRDGYYMLLQVASKPEAVQEFDRLAKINEDIMRHMVTRKEV
- the ssb gene encoding single-stranded DNA-binding protein, which translates into the protein MMNRVVLVGRLTKDPELRYTPAGAAVATFTLAVNRSFTNQQGEREADFINCVVWRRPAENVANFLKKGSLAGVDGRLQSRSYEDQTGKRVYVTEVVAESVQFLEPKSGSGNSGGGGGNNNYYGGGQGGQGGQQNPFSQNQNQNQNQNQRNQGRSNFDDDPFANDGKPIDISDDDLPF
- the rpsR gene encoding 30S ribosomal protein S18, which gives rise to MAGGRKGGRAKRRKVCYFTAHGITNIDYKDVDLLKKFVSERGKILPRRVTGTSAKYQRKLTIAIKRSRQMALLPYVSGE